The Lactobacillus sp. ESL0680 DNA segment ACGTGGTTTATCAGCAGAACAAATGGCCGACTATGCAACTAGTTCATTAATGTTTAGCTTTTTGCATTGTTCACCTAAGCAAATCGAAACTGCACTTGATGATGGGCATAAAATTATCGCTTCAATCGATATTAAAAAGATTCATCACGCAATTGATACCATGTTTGCTGAAGGTAAAGAAATTGTGTGTTAGAAGGGAATAATATGGTAAATGGCGCGCGAACTGGTTTGCGCAGAGTAAATCAAGAGCAGAACACCCAATATAAAAAGGTGCTGTCCTTTATGATTTTCCTAATTGTGACGCTGATTATGATTACTGGAACTTTTTTAAACCCTTTGTTTATGAAAGGGCAAATTAGAACCAGCAACAATGAAGCGGTTGTGGTTAGGCAAGTTAATCGTCATTTTGACACGTTGGCGGAAGCAATTGGCGCTAATCAGAGTGGCAACTCGAATTTATTAACCAGCAAGCAAACCCAGCCAATTGCAGATCACATTATTGATTACACATTTGGCCTTCATTGGTTTAAGTTTGATAATCTAAGGCTAGCCAAGCAGATTTTGCATGATATTGATTTAAATATCGATCAAGGCTCGTCTAGTAATGCGCAATTGGTCCAGGAAAAGTTAAAAAAGCAAAAAGATAATGCACCGCATGAAGTGGTTGCAGCCTTTAGTCTGAATACGATTAGAGTTGGTGCTAATATTGCACTGATCTTGCTCATTATGAATATCGTAATCATCGTAGTGACGATTATTAGTCTGAAGTCATTAATTGAAGAAATGATGACAATGATGACTACTAAGATGCTCATTCATGATGTTACTGCTGCAGGAATGTGGGCTGGTTTCTGGCTGATTTTAATTGCTGGCTTGCTGGCCTTAATTCCAGTTGTATTCAATGTTAGTGGCTTAGCCGTTTTGGGTTATGTACTTGAGATTGGCAGCAGTATATTTTTGGATTTTGTAATTGCTGGCGTCATTGTCTATATTCTGAGTACTATTCCGTGGGAAATTACCTCACCGAATAATTAATAAAAAGGTCCTGTTTTTAAGTAAACAGGACCTTTTTGGGTAAGAAAAATTATACAGATTAATTGGGAGGGATTATGGCAGTTGAGTTTATTCCGGCAAAGCAGGAAGATTTACCAGCAATAGTTGCAATTTATAATCAAAATGTCGCTAGTAAAAGTGTGACCGCGGATTTGCAGCCAGTTAGTGTCAGTCAGCGTCAGGAATGGTTCAATGACCATAACGAAAAGCGGCCATTATGGATAATTGAGGTTAATAACCAACTTGCTGGGTGGCTAAGTTTAGAATCCTTTTATGGACGAGCAGCTTATCACGCAACAGTTGAAATTAGTATCTATCTTGACCGCAAATTTCAACATCAAGGCTTGGGCACTAAGGCACTAGAATATGTAACGGCGCAGACTAAGCGGTTGGAGATTAACACTATTTTGGCCTATATTTTTGGCGCTAACAAGGCAAGTCAAGCTTTATTTAAGGCAGCTGGTTATCAAGTCTACGGTCACTTGCCTAAGGTTGCCGATATGGATGGCCAACTGATTGACCTAGACATTTTAGGTAAAAAATTTGGGTAATATTTCAGTGACTTAATAAAAATAATTTAACGATAACAAGCAGCTAGTATTTTTGCTATAATCATTGTTGAACAATGTAATAAAAGTTTTAAAGGGCGGTGGCTGTTCAATTCCGAGGAGATGGTTGTCTATGGAAACATGGAACAAATTATTGAAAGGGTTAGCAGTTAATGAGCACGTTCGATGCAATTTCTTTGATGTTGCAATTAAGTTTAGTTTTGCTGGCGCTATTGACATATATCAACAGCAACCATCACGACAAATGATTGCAACAAAAAAGACCGTCCCAATCATAACTTTGACCAGTTATAGGATAGTCTTCTGACAAACTTATAATTTTAGCCACCGCTCTTAAAGGCGGAGTTGCTTGTTCAAAGAAGTTCTATTAGCGTAGAACTTCTTTTTAATTACAGTCATATTGTAACAGCTGCAATAACAATATGCAATTATCACGACAGATGATTGCAACAAAAAAAGACCGTCCCAATCATAACTTTGGCGAGTTATGGGATAGTCTTTTAGTTACCCTATAATTAAGTCACCGCTCTTAAAGGTGGAGTTATTTGCTTAAAGAAGTTCCATTAGCGTAGAACTTCTTTTTTAATTATAGCAATATTTAACAGGTTGGGCTAATTTATTCCTGCTTAAATAATTTGAATTTATACTGGCAAATACCGTCAACTTTAACCTCGTATTCGTGACCTGCAATTAGAGGTGTTGTACCTGGCAGATAAGTAATAATTGTTTCAAAATTGCCATAGCCAACATTCTGATAGTTAGTTACGTTGGTTGCCGGATAAGTTTGTGCAGTATCGTTATCCGTGATTGTAATTTGCGGCGTAGTTGTGATCGTTTGATTGGAAAAGTAGAGCGACCAGGCAATTTGTGGATCACTGACTAATTCTATTGGGAAGAGCCCACTGCTAGGATAAGTTACTAATTCTTGACTAGCTGGCCGAAAAGTATCACAGGCGTTGAGAACTTTTTGAACAGAATAACGATAGCCATTACTGCCATAAGCTGCCCCGGTACCAACGCAAGATAAGCGGGTTGATAATAGCCATGCACGGTGGCCAGTATCAAGCCCCGATAAGTTGTAGCGGTCGGTCAGTAGGTCAGTTATGACATCACCGGCTGACTGATTACCTGTATTAAAGTTTAGATTGGCTGTTTTAGAAGTGGCTTGCGCAATTTTCCAAGTAGCCTGTGTAATCTCTTTTGGACGTTTTTCGTAAGGCAAACCGTGTTGGTTAATCAGCGGGTTAGCATTTAATGCTGCTAGGACTGCCGCGGTCTTTTGTGATTTTAAATCAGCTGTTGAATTTTCAGTTACTGGACTTAAGTCAAAAAGACTACGGTAATAATTGATGTAGTCCAGCTGGGTATTCGAATAGCTGGGTGCAAGTATGCCTTCCTTGAAGTGCCGGCTCAATTTGGGCTTAGTTTCATAAAGATTGTTGAGATTAAATGGCGTTTTGTTTAGCGCGGCATATTGTTGCTGGAATTGCTCGACTTTATTGGCTTCAGCTGGTGTAAACTCAGCAGCCATAACAGTTGTGTTGCCGATCGCAAATACCAGTAATAGACTAGCAAGCGTAATTAGCAATTTGCGTGACATTCTAAGCCCCCTTCTTGTAAGTATGAAATTATTATAGTCGATATTTCGTAATTTTTGATTAATTAGGATTAAAAATATAATAAAAGATGTAACGGTAAAAATGTTGGATATTTTTGATTACTGTTATTGCATATGTGTATAAATTATTGCATAATAATAATTAAAAAATATGTTACATTATAATTTTGGTAAAGGCCATGAACTTAAAAACAATCAATATTTTAATCTCTATCATCTATCTTGTGCTGTCTATTTTGGTAATAATCTGTCAACCAATAATGACAATTACACTCCTGTTTTTCTTGCAGTTTTTTTCCATGATACTTTATTTTGCAAGGAAGATAAGTAAAAAGTATTTTGGTTAGTCCAAAGTTCATTAATATTTTAATTTCAATTATGAATATGCTACAATAACCACATAAAGAAAAAAGAACCAAGTTCCAGCTTGGTTCTTAAAAGATGTTCCCGCTTAAAAGGCGGTGGCAAGATTATTTTGACTAAAGAGTCGTCACAAACCTGCCAAAGTATCGGACGGCTTTTTTAGTACAATTATTTTTGGTTGTGCTTGTCGATATAATCGAGCAACGCAAGAATAAACATACCGAATGTAAACATCAGCGTTAATGCATCGTAAACACTCACTAGCTGCTAGTCCTTTCAATAATTTATTCCATGTTTCCATAGACAATCATCTCCTTGGGATTAAACAGCCACCGCCCTTTAGCTTTATTCATCTTTTGCAGTAATTATACAAAGATAATTGTTTGTTAGCAATCTGGGATTTTAAAAAATCTTGGGTTGTGTTTGTGCTAAATAAGTTAATTCTAAATAGAAAAATCAAAAGCAAATTAGGAAAAAACTAGTTTGCTTTTTTAATCCTTAAAAATATTTCAAAAATTACTCTAATTTAAGTTTTTTCTATTAGCTAATGCCGTATAATTAACAGGTGATAACGATAATTAAGAGGTAAAAATAATGACTAAGAAAACACAAGTTGGGTTAATTTTTGGCGGTAATTCATCTGAGTATGAAGTTTCAATTATGTCAGGCCATAACATTTATAAGGCGATTGATAAGGAAAGATTTGAAGTACATCCAATTTGGATTACCAATGATGGCTATATTGCTAGTGAGGAAGACTCGTTTAAGGTTCTTGATGATCCTAAATATACGGTAGCTAATCCACACAAGGTAGCCAATCTGTCTAACTTAAGTGAGTTAGCTAATTTACCGGAAATTGATGTTTTCTTCCCAATTGTCCACGGTAATTTAGGTGAAGACGGTAGTTTACAAGGCTTGTTCCGGATTTTGGATAAGCCATTTGTTGGCGATGATGTGTTAGCTGCTGCAGTTACAATGGATAAGGAATTTACCAAGATTTTGGCTCAACGTGCTGGTGTGCCAGTAGCTGATTGGATTGCCATTAAGCGTTTTGAATATGATGATGAAACTAATCCGAAGCGTGATTATGCCAAGGTTAGTGCTAAACTTGGCGGCGACCTATTTGTTAAGCCATCTAACCAAGGTTCATCTGTTGGGGTGCACCATGTTACTAATGAAGCTGAGTTCAAGGATGCCTTAGCTGATGCCTTCAAGTATGACGATAAGGTATTAATTGAAGAAACAATTCATGGTACTGAAGTTGAAACTGCTGTTTTGGGTAATGACCACCCAATCGTGTCAGGCGTTGGTCAAATTATCAATGCCGCTGGTACTTTTTACAGTTATGACAACAAATATGATGATGATTCCACTTCAAAATTACAAATTCCGGCTGATTTGCCTGAAGATATTGTTGCCAAAGTACGCGACAATGCAATCAAGGTTTATGAGGCAACTGAATGCAGCGGGATGGCTCGGGTTGATTCGACTTTGCGTGCCAGTGACAACAAGATAATTTTGACTGAAATCAATGCTTTGCCAGGCTTTACCAATATCAGTATGTATCCTAAGTTATTTGAAGAAGCTGGAATTCCTTACACTGAATTGATTACACGTTTGATTGATAAGGGAATTGAACGTTACAACCATAAGAAGACTTTACTTCACAAAATTGGTTAATCACTTAGTGCTAGGGAGAACACATGATGACAAGTGATAAGCATAATTTTGAAGAACTACTGGCGCCAGGTGCTACGGCGCGCCAGTTGCATATTAGTGTGGCAACTTTGCGTAAGTATTCGCTGATTGTTGAGCGGATTACGGGTAAGTCTGATTATTATGCCAGAAATAAGCAGCGAGCTCGGCTTTACAGCAAGCAAGATGTGCAGGATCTGGATGATTTTCATAAATTAGCGCAAAATAATGGCTTAACTCTGCAGGAAGCAGCTAGACAAATCTACGCCGTTAGTGATAAGGATGATGAGGCAGGTTCTACATCTGGAAAAGATCAAGAAGTAATGACCACGCCGCAGGCGGTAAAACTGTTAAACGCCTTGCAACAGACAATTAGTCAGCAGAATACGGCAATTAAGGATTTACAAGCTCAACTTAGCAGAATTGAAGAGCAGAATAAGGAGCTTTTGGCTAAGCAGGACCAATTGTCCAAGCCTAAAGACGAGCAGGATTTTAGTGCTTTGCCAGATATTTCTGGAATCGTGTCAGATGATGAAGCAGAATCCGCACCACTTCAAGCAATGCAGGAAGAAAAGCCCCTAACTAAAGAAGAAAAACGGGCACAAGTTGAACTTGATGAAGCAAAATCAAGTCAGCAGCTTCACGATGAGATTTTGTCTAAGGCCAAAGAAAACGCGCAAAAGCGTGCCGAAAGCAACGCCCATCGGACATTGCAGGATATGCAGTTGGAACCAGAAAAGAAGCACTGGTGGCAACGATTTATTAATTTGTAAATAGAAAAACGACTTTTAGTTAAAAGTCGTTTTTT contains these protein-coding regions:
- a CDS encoding GNAT family N-acetyltransferase; translated protein: MAVEFIPAKQEDLPAIVAIYNQNVASKSVTADLQPVSVSQRQEWFNDHNEKRPLWIIEVNNQLAGWLSLESFYGRAAYHATVEISIYLDRKFQHQGLGTKALEYVTAQTKRLEINTILAYIFGANKASQALFKAAGYQVYGHLPKVADMDGQLIDLDILGKKFG
- a CDS encoding CAP domain-containing protein; the encoded protein is MSRKLLITLASLLLVFAIGNTTVMAAEFTPAEANKVEQFQQQYAALNKTPFNLNNLYETKPKLSRHFKEGILAPSYSNTQLDYINYYRSLFDLSPVTENSTADLKSQKTAAVLAALNANPLINQHGLPYEKRPKEITQATWKIAQATSKTANLNFNTGNQSAGDVITDLLTDRYNLSGLDTGHRAWLLSTRLSCVGTGAAYGSNGYRYSVQKVLNACDTFRPASQELVTYPSSGLFPIELVSDPQIAWSLYFSNQTITTTPQITITDNDTAQTYPATNVTNYQNVGYGNFETIITYLPGTTPLIAGHEYEVKVDGICQYKFKLFKQE
- a CDS encoding D-alanine--D-alanine ligase family protein; translation: MTKKTQVGLIFGGNSSEYEVSIMSGHNIYKAIDKERFEVHPIWITNDGYIASEEDSFKVLDDPKYTVANPHKVANLSNLSELANLPEIDVFFPIVHGNLGEDGSLQGLFRILDKPFVGDDVLAAAVTMDKEFTKILAQRAGVPVADWIAIKRFEYDDETNPKRDYAKVSAKLGGDLFVKPSNQGSSVGVHHVTNEAEFKDALADAFKYDDKVLIEETIHGTEVETAVLGNDHPIVSGVGQIINAAGTFYSYDNKYDDDSTSKLQIPADLPEDIVAKVRDNAIKVYEATECSGMARVDSTLRASDNKIILTEINALPGFTNISMYPKLFEEAGIPYTELITRLIDKGIERYNHKKTLLHKIG
- a CDS encoding transcriptional regulator — encoded protein: MTSDKHNFEELLAPGATARQLHISVATLRKYSLIVERITGKSDYYARNKQRARLYSKQDVQDLDDFHKLAQNNGLTLQEAARQIYAVSDKDDEAGSTSGKDQEVMTTPQAVKLLNALQQTISQQNTAIKDLQAQLSRIEEQNKELLAKQDQLSKPKDEQDFSALPDISGIVSDDEAESAPLQAMQEEKPLTKEEKRAQVELDEAKSSQQLHDEILSKAKENAQKRAESNAHRTLQDMQLEPEKKHWWQRFINL